The Fusobacterium polymorphum genome segment AAAGAAATAGAAAAAACAAATATTTTTAATGGTGGAAAACTATTTTCTAAAAACATAACAGCAAAAGATTTTAAAAATACTGGAGAAGTTTCTAGTGAAACTTTAACTACAACTAATTTAGAGAATTCAAATAAGATTAATATAAAGGAAAATATTAATTCTAATACAGTTACAAATAAAACTAATTCTGAAATTACTTCTAAAAATTTAAATACTCATAAGTTAGATAATAAAGGAAATATAATTGTAACAAACAATGTAAACTCTGAGTTAATAACAAATAATGGAAAGTTATTAGTTGCTAATACAATAAATTCTCAAAATTTAATAAATACATCTATTGTTCAAGGAAAAACTTTAGATATAAAGAATAAGATAAATTCAAGTGGAAAAATCCTTAGCGACAATATTTTAACAAAAAATATATTCAGTAGTGGTAATATTTCTTCAAAAGCTATTAAAACTCAAGAATTAACAAATTCTGGAGAAATAATAAGTAATAATTTATCTTCAAATAATATTAATAATTCAAAAAATATTTTTGTAAATGGAAATTTAAAAATTGCAAACAACCTAAATAATTCAGGAATAATAGAAGGTTTAGAATTAAATACAAATTCTATTGATAATACTGGAAATATAACAATAAAAAATAAATTAACAAGTCAAAATTTAAATAATAAGAAGAATACTGCAAATATAAATGCAGGATTTTTGGATGTACAAAATAAAATATCATCGGTTGGAAATATAAAGGCTATCACATTAAAAATATATAATTTAGATAACTCTGGAAGTATTTTAACAAATAGTCTTACAACATCTGAAAATATAAATAAAGGTAGTATAACAGCTAAAAATATATCTAGCCAAAATTTAGTAAATAGTGGTAGTGTAATAAGTGATAATATCACTGTTAGTAAAAATATTACAAATACTAATAGTATATTTGCTAATGAAAAAATAAGCGCAGATAAAATTTCTAATTCTAATAAATTGGTTGCTAAAAATACTGAAACAATCAATCTTACTAATACTGGAAATATTGTTGTAAAAGAAAATTTAAAGACTAAAGATATTACTAACTCTAATAGTATTAAAGTTGGTGGAAATTTAAATACTGATAAATTAGAAAATTTTAAAACTTTAATAGCTAAAAATATTACTGTTGAAAAATCTTTAGATAATATAAATGGAAAAATAACTTCTTTAAATACTAATATCAATACTTCTGATATTAAAAATAATAATGGTATAATTCAAGCTATTAAAAATATAAATATAACAACTACTAATAATCTAAGTTTAGATGGAAATTACACTGCAAATGATACTTTAAATATTAAAGCTAAATCATTAGAAAATAATGTAGATTTAAAAAATGATGGAAAAATTACTTTTAATTTAAGTGGAAATTTAACAAATAATAAAAATATAAGCAGTACAGGAAATTTAAATATTAAAGCTCAAAAAGTTTCAAATACTAAAAATGATAGTGCGATAGGTTCAATGGCAAATTTATCTATTACTGCAAGTTCATTAGAAAATAAAGGTAATATACTATTTGGAGAAGGAAAAGAGAATAAACTAAAAACTACTGGAGACATCAATAATACAGGAGTAATAAGTTCATTAGGTAACCTTAAAATAGAAGCAAAAGATGTATTAAATGATAAGCAAATAATTTCAGATAATGATTTAACTCTTGATGTAAATTCTATTATAAACAAAGGACTTCTTTATTCAACTAATAATATGAAAGTTGATTTTAAAGATATATTCTTAAATGATAAAGCAGAAATATATTCAAGTGGAGATATTACTATTAATTCTGAAAATGGTACTTTCACAAACAAAGTTGGAGATATTGAAAGCGAAAGAAATATAAAGATAGTTGCAAAAGATATAAAAAATCTTGCAGAAGTTACAGGTAATCATGAAATAAAGGGAAAAGTCCCAGCAGAAAAAAGTAATGTTGATATGTCTAAACTTGATATAAAAGGATATAATAAATTAAGTGCTAATATAGTAAATGATTTCTTTATGCAATATATGATAATTCCTAAATTAAAGAGAAGAAATCTTGATATAAATGATAAAAGAGTAACAATTAAAGCTGATGAACAAGGAGGAAGCTTTTTTGTTAGAAAAGTAGATAAAGATGATTTTAATACCTATGGTGCTTGGGATTGGGAAAAAGATAAAAGCAAAGCAGGAGTATATTTAACTGAAGCTGATGAAATAAAAAGTAACTATACAAGTAAAAAATCAACTATTAAAGCTGGTGGAAATATAACTTTAATAGCTAAAAATAATGTAGAAAATCTTGAGTCAAATATCTTAGCTAATGGAGATGTAAATATAACTGCTAATCAATTAATAAATAAAAATTTTGATATAGCAATTAAAAGAAATATTACTTTAAAAAGAGATATTGAATATCATGGGGATGCTATGCACAACCTTGAATGGGGAAAAACATACAACCACATGGGACAAAAAATATATAATTACAATGAAGATAAAGGAAATGTGATTATTGAAACTGAAATAGATGCTGTTGCTGGAACAGGTGATAATGCTAAAATCTCTGCTGGTGGAAATATAAATATAACAGCTACTAATAAAGTTGATAATGGAGTAAAAGCAAAAGAAAATGTAAATGTTAATTTTGGAAATCAAAAAGCTACTTCAACTAATGTTGGTAAAAATTCTGTTAATTTAGATAAGGTTGACATAGATAAAAAGAATATCAATGTTGGAGTTGTAACTTTAAATCCTAAAAATATAAGTCCAAAAAAAGAAATTGATACCAAAGAATATATTAATTTACCTAAAAATGATAAAGGTCTTTTTAGAATAAATAAAAATAATATAGGAAATAAACCAGGTTTCTCATATTTAGTAGAAACTAATATTAACTTTATTGATAAATCAAGATTTTATGGTTCAGACTACTTCTTTAAAAGAATAGGTTTTAATCCTAATAAAGATATTAGACTTCTAGGAGATTCTTTCTATGAAACTAAATTAATAAATAAGGCAATATTAGAAGGAACAGGTAGAAGATATCTAGGCGATTATAAATCTGAAAAAGAACAAATGCAAGCTCTTTATGATAATGCAGCTTCTGAACAAGAAGATTTAAAATTATCAGTTGGAATTGCGCTATCAAAAGAACAAGTCGCTAAGTTAAAAAAAGATATAATATGGTATGTTGAAGAAGAAGTTCAAGGACAAAAAGTTCTAGTACCAAAAGTATATTTAACAAGAAATACTTTAAGTAAATTAAAAGATAAAAATGCTTCAATAGAAGCAGGACAAGAATTAACAATTACAGCTAAAGATATTCAAAATGCTGGAAATTTATCTGCGAATAATATTACTATTACAACAGATAATTTAACAAATAAATCTATACTTGGTGCAAATAAGGCTAGTATTGATGGAGACACAGTAAATATTACAGCAAAAAATTCAGTAGATAACATAGGTGCAGATATCAAAGCTAAGGAAAATTTAACTATTAAAGCTGAAGATATTTCTAATTTGAGTACACAAAGAACAAATGGCTATGGTTTAGATACAGTTACTACTGGTGAAAATTTAGCAAGTATCCAAGCTAAAAATGTAACTCTTGATGCTAAGAATAATGTTCAAAATACTGGAGCATATATTAAAGCTGATGAAAAATTAGATATTAAGGCTAAAAATGTAAAAATAGATACTTTAGAAGAAAGTAGATATTACCATGATGGTGACTCAAATAACTATTTAACTATTGATAATAAGAGCAATATTGCAAGTAATATAGAAGCTAAAAATATTAATATGGAAGCTAAAAAAGATATTGATATTAAAGGTTCAAATGTAGTTGCAAAGAATGAAGCTAATATTAAAGCTAATGGAGATATAAATATAGTATCAGCAACTGATAGCAGATTCTATGCACACAAAGAAACAAATAAAGGTAAATTTGGAAAATCAAGCTCAGAAGAATCAATAGTTTACGCAACTCGTAATGTAGCTTCTAATATAATAGGAGATAAAGTAAATATTACAAGTAGTAAAGATATAAATCTTTTAGGAAGTAATGTTCAAGCGAATACAGAAGGACAAATAAAAGCTAATGGAAATATTACTCAAGCTGGAGTAAAGGATATTAATTATTCTTACTATAAGAAAACTAAGACAGGCTTTATGGGATTTACTTCTAAATCAGTAACAGATGAAAACTATGCAGAAAAAGCAATATTATCTGCAACACTAAGTGGAGATAAGGGCTTAACATATGATAGTAAAAATAATCTTTTACTTGAAGGAGTAAAAGTAGTTTCTAGTGGAAATATTAATTTAAAAGGAAAAAATGTAGAGATAAATCCACTAGCAACAAAATCATATAATAAACATGAAGAAGTTAAAAAAGGCTTCTCAGGTTCTTTTAGTCCAAAAGGAATATCAGTATCATATGGAAAAGATAAATTCTCATCAGATACAGATATAGTAAACCAAACAGCTTCTCAAATAATATCAAATAAGGATATTAATATTGAGGCAACAAATAAAGTAAAAGCTAAATCAGTAGATATCTATGCAAAAAACGATGTAAATATATCAGGAGATAATGGAGTAGAAATATCAACAGCAAATAATAGTTATGATAATACTACTAAACAAAGTTCATCAAGAATAGGTGCTAGTGTAGGAATAAATTCTGCAATAGTTAATACTGTTGAAAATGTAAGAGATATAAAGGAATTAACAGATTTCTCAGGAAATAGCTATGATATATTAAACAATGCTTCAAAAGTAGTAGGAGCTATTAAAGATGGGGCAGCAGCAACTAATAGTTTGATGAACTATAAATATGCTGGAATAGATTCAACAGGTGCAGAAACTTTAAAAAATAGTCCTAATATATTTAAAGCAAATATTTCATATAACAAGAGTGAATCAAAATCATCAGTACATAATGAAACAGTAGAAAAAAGTTTATTAGTATCTGGAAGAAATATGAATATTAAATCTAAAAATGGAAGTATCACTATTTCAGGGACAGATGTAAAAGTAGGAAATGATTTAGATTTAAATGCTAAAAAAGATATTACTATAAAGGCAAGTGAAGAAAATTATACATCATCTAATTCATCTTCACAAACAGGTATTGGATTAAGTGCTGATTTAAGTAAAGGAAAGATAGCAGATTTATCAATATCAAAAGCAGGAACAAAAGGTAGAGGAAATGGAACTAACTATATTAATTCTACTATTGATGTTGGTGGTAAATTAAAAACAAATTCAAAAAACTTAACTTTATCTGGTGCAAATGTTGAGGCAGATAAATTAGATATCAAAGCTCAAAATGTAGTAATAGAAAGTAAACAAGATAAATCAGAAAGAGAAGATAGCTCATATGGAGGAAGCTTTAGTATAGACTTAGCAAATCCATCTAGTTTTAGTGCAAATATTAATGGAAGTAAAGGTAACGGAGAAAAAGAGTGGGTAAATAAGCAAACTACATTAATAGCAAGAAATGGTGGAAAAATAGATACAGATAGCCTAACAAATATTGGTGCAGTAATAGGTTCTGAAAGTGAAAAAGAAAAATTAAAAGTATCAGCCAATAAAGTAATAGTAAAAGATTTAGAAGATAAGAATAAGTATGAAAATATTGGTGGAGGAATAACTATTGGAACTGATGTACCAAATACATCAATAAAACATGATAAAATAGATAAAGAACAAATAAATAGAGCTACTGCAATAAATGCTGATTTTGAAATATCTGGAAAGAAAACAAGTGCAGAAGATTTAGGATTTAATACAGATATTGATAAAGCACAAGAAAAAACAAAAGATGAAGAAAAACATTTAGATGCAGAGCTTCATACTGATTTAATTGGAGAAGATAAGAGAAATGAAATAAAGTATGCTTATAAGAAATTAGGAAGCTTAAAAGAAATCTTAGATCAAAAGAAATTTAAAGAATCAATGGAAGGAGTCTTACTAGATAAATTTAAAGATGAACACCAAAAAGAATTTAATTTGATAAAAGATGAAAATTTGAGTTTAGAAGATAAACAAAAATTAGCACAAAATTTAGTAGAAAGATATCTAAGAGAAAATGGCTATCAAGGAGTAATACCAGAAGTCTTATTAACAGATGAAGCACATTCTTTCACAGTGGATTCAAAAGATAAGTCAACAGGAACTAAAAGAAGAGAAAAGATATATTTCTCAATAAATGATATAGCAGATCCAAACTTAGCTTTCTCAAGATTATTTGGGCATGAAAAAGCCCATATGAATACATATGATGAAGGAAAAGATGGAGAAGAAACATCAATCCATACAAGAGAAAAGATAGGAAGTGAAAACAAAAATAAGGTATTTACAGAAGAAGAAAAAGCAGATTATCTAAATAACTTGAGAAATAAGTATAAGGATCAAAAGAGTATAGAAGAACAATTTGCAGAAGCTAAACTTGTACCTGAAAAAGATAAGGAACACTTTGATCCAATATTAACACCTTCTTTGATTGCAGGAGGAACGGGACTAATATATAGATATGGACCAGAAATAACAGAAGCTGCAATGAAATATGGTCCAATGCTTTTATCAATAATGATGGATCCCCCAGAAATAAATAAAGAAGATGAAATAGATAATTTAGATGATATAAAAAATTATAAACCAATAGTTATTTCAAATAATAAGAATGCTGAAAGTGAGAAAGAAAATAAAGAAGAACAAGTTACAAATGAAGAAAGTGTTTCAGCAAGCTCACCTTCTCCACTACCTGACCCAAATAATAAAGATGATAAAGAAATGGAAGAATTGAAAGAAAAATGGGGAAAAGGAAGTTTTAAAAATGTAGAAGATTCTGTTGAATATCATTTCAATGAACATGGAGAGGAGGTAGGTGCAAATGATATTCGTCAATATTTGAGAAAAGCAAAAGAATTCGCTAGAAACTTAAAAAGAGCTAGAATAGTTGGTAGAGTGAAAGGGAAAACACCAGGTGTTATACGATATGAGAAAATGGGTAAATATATAGATTTAGCACCTAATGGTGATATAATATCATTTGGTGAATTTAATCCATTAAATCCATTAAAATAAGAGATAAAAATAAAAAAGAAAGGTGGAAAAGATTTGTTAGTATATAGTTTTAAAATTTTAGATGGAGAAGAAATTTTTATAAAAAATAGTTTAATTTTGTATATGTTTGATACTTTAAAATGGGTGAATACTTTGGATAAATTTAGAATAAAAAAAAATAAAGGATTATATTATCATGGTAGTACATATTTTGAAAAGAACAGTATCAAAAAATTAAAAGAAATTATTTTTTGTTGGAAGAATTTATTTAGTGAAGCTACTGAAAATTTTGAAATAGAAGTACTTCTTGATCAAAATAAAGAAGAATATTATATTGAGAATCATAATAAAAAAGAAGTAGTAGAGAGTTTAGAAAAACTTATTGATTTATGTAATAGTGCAGAAAAAGAAAACAAGGAAATAAAATGTACAAAAATATCAATTAAATTGGATAATCTAAAATAAAGAAAGAATGGAGATAAATATGCTAATACATGATTTTAAAATTTTGGAAGAAAAAGAGCAAGTTCATATAGAAGATAATTTAATTTTGTATATATTTGATACTTTAAATTGGATTGATACTTTTTCTGATTTAAAAACTAATGATACAGAAAAGGGATTAAATTATCATGGAGTAACTTATTTTAAGGGGGATAGTATAAGAAGATTAAAAAAAATTATTTTTTACTGGAGAGAATTATTTAATGTAGCAGAAAAAAATTTTGAATTAATGGGAATATACTATAGTCCTAAAAGAAAGAAATATCTTAAAAATAGATACAGTAAAAAAGAGGTAATAGAAAGTTTAGAAAATTTAATTAATCTATGTGACAGAGCAGAAAAAGAAAATAAAATAATAGAACATCGAGGAATATAGCGAAGTACTAAAAATAAAAAATTTAGATAATTAGATAAGGGGTTGTGAAATAAAATTTTTACACCTCTTTAAATTAGAATAATGTAAATAGGAAGACTTATGAAAAAATATAAGCAAGTTTCAATGATGAGAGCAATAGGAGATCAAGTATCAGTAATGAATAAGCTTCTAAATGATGCCCTAAGAGCAAAAGGCTATGCAGGACCAGATATAAAGATGGTACTAACAGATGTAAAAGATCCAAATGGACCATATTATACAGATACCTTAACAAATACAGTAGTATTTGATAGAAAGGAATTAGCTAACTCAAATAGAGATGAAATACTAAATGCTTTAGGACATGAGTTTGGACATTACAGTAAAGAAGATGATATTGATAAATCTCAGGATATAGCAAACCATACGGGAGAATTATTAGAAAATAGAACAAAAGGTATGGTAGCTAAAGAAGCAACAGAAGATACCTTAGCAGCAATAAGAAACAATAAGAATGTAATCACAGGAGAAGAAGGAAAACAAATAGCTGATAGTATTCCTATGGATAGAAGAGAATATTATGAAGCTTTTATGTTCAAAGGGAGTATCACAAAATTAGCAGTAGGTGGAGGAGGAGGTTTTGGTTTTGCATATAATAAGGATCCCATAACTGGTGAAGAAGAATATGGTTATGTAGGAGAAGTTCAAGGTCTATTAGGAATAGATTACGATGTTGATAATATTACTGATGTAATATTATTAAATAAAGATTGGGGAATTGAAACATATCAAAAAAAAGGAAAACCAATAAAAGATTTTCAAGGGATAACTGCTGGATTGGAAGGTAAAATTGCAGCATTTGGAGTAGGTATTGGAGGTTCAATGGATATAATGGAAGACGGAAAAATTTCAGGTGATGGAGGTTTATCTAGTGCTGGATTTAAGGTAATGTTTAGTTTAGGGTATAGATATGTTCATAAAATAGATAATCCAAGTGAAAGTGTGAAATCTCTAATAAGAACTTTTACTAATGATCCAGAGAAACTTGCTGGAAATATCGAGGCTGTTAAAATGCTAATAGATGTAATAAAAAAAGCAGAGGAGTTGAAAAAAAAGTAAAATGAAAAAAATAAAGAATAAGAATCAAGCTTATATTTTGTATATTTTAGCTATAATATGTCTTTTAATTTTGAATTTTATAATGCTGATATTTTTTATTGATGATTTCTATAGATCTGATATTACAATATTTACATTAGTTTTTGGAGTGTTTTCTTACTTTATAACAAGAGCAATCATAAATGGTGTACTATACTTTGTTCCAATGGAAGAATGTTATATTGAGGATAATAATTTAATTTATAAAAGAATTTTATTTAGTAAATTTACTTTAAAGAAAATAAAAATTCCAATATTAGATATTCATGATATTGTAGATAGAGGCTATAAAATCCAACTACAAATGGAGATTATTTAAATCCTTTAAATTATATAACAATTTTTTTTAAGCCATATGAAAGAATATTAATAGAAATGAAATCAGGAGAAAAATATAAAATATTTGTTGATGCTAACCCTTATCCAAATACAAAGTTTCTTTCATATCACGATGATAACAAATTTATAAAAAATTATAATGATTTAAAAGAATTGATTATAAATGAACAAAATAAAATATTATTTAATTAAAAAATTGAAAATCTAATGGAGAAATATAACTCTCCATTAGATGAAAGATACAATTATATTTTAAATAAAATAGTTGATGAAGAAAAATTATTTATAGCCAAAAAAGATAGTAATTACATAATTAACGGAAGTTATGATGCAATAGAATATTTAGAAATTTTTAAAAATATATATTTTGAAGAAGCAGATTTAGAAAATTTTTATTTTTTTATTCTTTCTAAAAAAGAAAATCAAAACAAAAAAGTTTTAGTCGGATATAATGGAACAGATGGAAAAGAAGTAACTATGTCAAAATTAAAAAAGGATATAAATGAAATAAGAGATAGTAGAAGTATGTTTAAAAAGTGATAGTATTTAAAGATTGTATACTAAATAGTGTTGATGGAAAATTTTTTCTATCTTCACTATTTTTTATTTAAAAAATATTTATTCTATTTTAAAGAAATTCTTAAGTGTTTACATTTAAAAAAAAATAGTATATAATTAAAAAACATATGTAATTTTATTTAAAAAAATAAATTTTTAAGAACTTTATGATATAATAAGCTGATATAGAATGAAAATTATGTGGAGGGTAAAAAATGAAAATAGCCTTAGATGCTATGAGTGGAGATTTTGCTCCAATATCAACTGTGAAAGGTGCTATTGAAGCTTTAGAAGAAATTGAGGGACTACAAGTAATTTTAGTTGGAAAAGAAGGTATCATAAAGGAAGAATTAAAAAAATATAAGTATGATACAAATAGAATTGAAATTAAAAATGCTGATGAAGTTATAGTAATGACAGATGACCCTGTAAAAGCAGTGAGAGAGAAAAAAGATTCATCTATGAATGTCTGTATAGATTTAGTCAAAGAAAAACTAGCTCAGGCTTCAGTTTCATGTGGAAACACAGGTGCTCTTTTAGCAAGTAGTCAGTTAAAATTAAAAAGAATAAAAGGAGTTTTAAGACCAGCAATAGCAGTTTTATTTCCTAACAAAAAGGATAGTGGAACTTTATTTTTGGACCTAGGTGCTAACTCTGATTCTAAACCAGAATTTTTAAATCAATTTGCTACAATGGGTTCAAAATATATGGAAATATTTTCAGGTAAAAAAAATCCAAAAGTAGCTCTTTTAAATATTGGTGAAGAAGAAACTAAAGGTAATGAACTTACAAGAGAAACATATGCTTTATTAAAAGAGAATAAAGACATAGATTTTTATGGAAATATAGAAAGTACAAAAATTATGGATGGAGATGTTGATGTGGTAGTAACTGATGGTTACACAGGAAATGTACTACTTAAAACATCAGAAGGAGTAGGAAAATTTATATTTCATATAGTTAAAGAATCTATAATGGAAAGTTGGATAGCAAAATTAGGAGCTCTTTTGATTAAAGGAGCTATGAAAAAAGTTAAGAAAAAAACAGAAGCTTCTGAATATGGAGGAGCAATATTTTTGGGCTTAAGTGAAC includes the following:
- a CDS encoding hemagglutinin repeat-containing protein, yielding MRGSLKRLIAVFMLFLHVLSIAEPIVADKNKSKNLQVDKAANGVPLINIEAPDKNGTSHNVYKDFNVDKKGAILNNSKDLTKSQLGGIILGNPNLQNGKEASTIINEVSGVNKSRIEGYQEIAGKKANYILANPNGIYVNGAGFINTGNVTLTTGSGNNLLNPEKGTIEVAGKGLDLRNINKAELVARVAELSAPIYGGEEVNLKLGSQGKSNKPEYVLDARALGSIYAGRINIIVNEDGVGVKTQAPMYATKGDVVISSKGKVYLKDTQAKGNINISSTETEIGNKLLAENSINIKNRKTTNSGQIQANNNITINGNVNNSNLIFTNKDLKIEGNFKNKGSVSSTNLNAKEIENLNKIVTGEKVSSTKITNSGNISAKEIEKTNIFNGGKLFSKNITAKDFKNTGEVSSETLTTTNLENSNKINIKENINSNTVTNKTNSEITSKNLNTHKLDNKGNIIVTNNVNSELITNNGKLLVANTINSQNLINTSIVQGKTLDIKNKINSSGKILSDNILTKNIFSSGNISSKAIKTQELTNSGEIISNNLSSNNINNSKNIFVNGNLKIANNLNNSGIIEGLELNTNSIDNTGNITIKNKLTSQNLNNKKNTANINAGFLDVQNKISSVGNIKAITLKIYNLDNSGSILTNSLTTSENINKGSITAKNISSQNLVNSGSVISDNITVSKNITNTNSIFANEKISADKISNSNKLVAKNTETINLTNTGNIVVKENLKTKDITNSNSIKVGGNLNTDKLENFKTLIAKNITVEKSLDNINGKITSLNTNINTSDIKNNNGIIQAIKNINITTTNNLSLDGNYTANDTLNIKAKSLENNVDLKNDGKITFNLSGNLTNNKNISSTGNLNIKAQKVSNTKNDSAIGSMANLSITASSLENKGNILFGEGKENKLKTTGDINNTGVISSLGNLKIEAKDVLNDKQIISDNDLTLDVNSIINKGLLYSTNNMKVDFKDIFLNDKAEIYSSGDITINSENGTFTNKVGDIESERNIKIVAKDIKNLAEVTGNHEIKGKVPAEKSNVDMSKLDIKGYNKLSANIVNDFFMQYMIIPKLKRRNLDINDKRVTIKADEQGGSFFVRKVDKDDFNTYGAWDWEKDKSKAGVYLTEADEIKSNYTSKKSTIKAGGNITLIAKNNVENLESNILANGDVNITANQLINKNFDIAIKRNITLKRDIEYHGDAMHNLEWGKTYNHMGQKIYNYNEDKGNVIIETEIDAVAGTGDNAKISAGGNINITATNKVDNGVKAKENVNVNFGNQKATSTNVGKNSVNLDKVDIDKKNINVGVVTLNPKNISPKKEIDTKEYINLPKNDKGLFRINKNNIGNKPGFSYLVETNINFIDKSRFYGSDYFFKRIGFNPNKDIRLLGDSFYETKLINKAILEGTGRRYLGDYKSEKEQMQALYDNAASEQEDLKLSVGIALSKEQVAKLKKDIIWYVEEEVQGQKVLVPKVYLTRNTLSKLKDKNASIEAGQELTITAKDIQNAGNLSANNITITTDNLTNKSILGANKASIDGDTVNITAKNSVDNIGADIKAKENLTIKAEDISNLSTQRTNGYGLDTVTTGENLASIQAKNVTLDAKNNVQNTGAYIKADEKLDIKAKNVKIDTLEESRYYHDGDSNNYLTIDNKSNIASNIEAKNINMEAKKDIDIKGSNVVAKNEANIKANGDINIVSATDSRFYAHKETNKGKFGKSSSEESIVYATRNVASNIIGDKVNITSSKDINLLGSNVQANTEGQIKANGNITQAGVKDINYSYYKKTKTGFMGFTSKSVTDENYAEKAILSATLSGDKGLTYDSKNNLLLEGVKVVSSGNINLKGKNVEINPLATKSYNKHEEVKKGFSGSFSPKGISVSYGKDKFSSDTDIVNQTASQIISNKDINIEATNKVKAKSVDIYAKNDVNISGDNGVEISTANNSYDNTTKQSSSRIGASVGINSAIVNTVENVRDIKELTDFSGNSYDILNNASKVVGAIKDGAAATNSLMNYKYAGIDSTGAETLKNSPNIFKANISYNKSESKSSVHNETVEKSLLVSGRNMNIKSKNGSITISGTDVKVGNDLDLNAKKDITIKASEENYTSSNSSSQTGIGLSADLSKGKIADLSISKAGTKGRGNGTNYINSTIDVGGKLKTNSKNLTLSGANVEADKLDIKAQNVVIESKQDKSEREDSSYGGSFSIDLANPSSFSANINGSKGNGEKEWVNKQTTLIARNGGKIDTDSLTNIGAVIGSESEKEKLKVSANKVIVKDLEDKNKYENIGGGITIGTDVPNTSIKHDKIDKEQINRATAINADFEISGKKTSAEDLGFNTDIDKAQEKTKDEEKHLDAELHTDLIGEDKRNEIKYAYKKLGSLKEILDQKKFKESMEGVLLDKFKDEHQKEFNLIKDENLSLEDKQKLAQNLVERYLRENGYQGVIPEVLLTDEAHSFTVDSKDKSTGTKRREKIYFSINDIADPNLAFSRLFGHEKAHMNTYDEGKDGEETSIHTREKIGSENKNKVFTEEEKADYLNNLRNKYKDQKSIEEQFAEAKLVPEKDKEHFDPILTPSLIAGGTGLIYRYGPEITEAAMKYGPMLLSIMMDPPEINKEDEIDNLDDIKNYKPIVISNNKNAESEKENKEEQVTNEESVSASSPSPLPDPNNKDDKEMEELKEKWGKGSFKNVEDSVEYHFNEHGEEVGANDIRQYLRKAKEFARNLKRARIVGRVKGKTPGVIRYEKMGKYIDLAPNGDIISFGEFNPLNPLK
- the plsX gene encoding phosphate acyltransferase PlsX; the encoded protein is MKIALDAMSGDFAPISTVKGAIEALEEIEGLQVILVGKEGIIKEELKKYKYDTNRIEIKNADEVIVMTDDPVKAVREKKDSSMNVCIDLVKEKLAQASVSCGNTGALLASSQLKLKRIKGVLRPAIAVLFPNKKDSGTLFLDLGANSDSKPEFLNQFATMGSKYMEIFSGKKNPKVALLNIGEEETKGNELTRETYALLKENKDIDFYGNIESTKIMDGDVDVVVTDGYTGNVLLKTSEGVGKFIFHIVKESIMESWIAKLGALLIKGAMKKVKKKTEASEYGGAIFLGLSELSLKAHGNSDSRAIKNALKVASKFIELNFIEELRKTMEVE